AACTATTGACTCCAAAAAATGATTCCCAATATGCGTCGGATAATAAAACTCACCCCTCTGTCCCTGGCATAGTTACTATCTGTGATATAAGTCACAGGCCGGGTCGCGTCCAAAGCTTTAGTATGGGTTATCAAAGTCCTGCGGAACAAATTGAATTCACATTTTAACCTTGAAAATGCATCAGAATCACGGGACTAACATACAAGTTTGTATGCTGCATGAACTTCAACGCAAACATTCAAATGCCCACGACATATAGGATTCCTGCTGTTCCTCAAACACGCCCGTCTTCTTTGTTCCTTTGGGCGTCGCACTTTATAGGATTGCTATCCAGcctctgcagaccttgctaattatctgaccatCAAGTGCGTTGCAACAGGGTGACGTAGAAAGCATGCAGGACGCCGGGCCTCGAGGACCCGGAATTGCCCAGCCCTGGTCTACGGTCTCGAAGCCAATCAAAGGAgggcatatttaaaaaaagaacaaacagaAAACTCACTTGAAATAGAGTTCAGCAGGAGGCATCTCTGCTGCTGGCTCATTGGCTACTGACCACATGACCACAGAAGGATGGTTCTTGTCCCGCCGCACGAGCTCATCCATCACGTCCAGATGATGGGCCAGGGAGGTGTTGCCAAAACTCCGACTGTCAATGAGCAACTGTTTTATTTCCCACATGATGGACACAACGGATTTGTACCTACATGTCTTTGATGCCAACCCCCGGGCATTCGTCTATGACCACGATGCCGTGGCGATCGCACATCTGCAGGATCTCCTCGGCGTAGGGGTAATGGCTGGTGCGGAACGAGTTGGCCCCCAACCATTTTAATAAGTTGAAGTCTTTGACAGTCAGGGACCAGTCGAAACCTTTACCTCGAATCTACAATCCAGATTGGAATAGAGAATCCACATACGGGAGAAAAAAATCGGTTGTGCTAATGTGTGAGTCCTCAAGTGGTTCTCACGTCAGAGTCCTCATGCTTATTAACCCCGTGGAAATAGAAGGGCTTGTTGTTGATGAGGAACTGGGTGCTCGTGACATGGACAGTGCGGATGCCAACTGGTAGAGTGTAGATATCTTCATATGTTGATCGTTCATCTGCTGCCATTAAGTGAACCTTcatgtggaattaaaaaaaatatataacacacAGATCATTTTGCTGGCTGGCAAAGTGACTTAACACACCTCCAAAGAGTAAAGATAAGCTGGATTGTCATGCATCAAATATGGCCACCAGAGTTGGACATCAGTGAATTTGAGCAGTCCAGATGACTCGCTGGAGGAAGCCACACAGTGACTGTTTTTGTCCATTAAAGTGACTTTTATGGTGGCTTCAACAGCATTTTGGACTGATATCTTGTACTTGACAAGACCTGAAACAGAGAATTCCATCACAGAACTGctattgtgattattattgttgttatgaaATATTCTTTTCTTCCTTTAAAGGAACAGTATGCAGAAAAATATTGTGTATATTTTTTCAAGagttacagtaaaaaaaatggttaaaatgaagtttaaaataataataataataatacctgtGCTATCCAAGAAGTCCGTCACCACTGTGATGTCATCGATATAAACTTTAGGGGTAGTGTACAGCAATACAGGACGGTGAATCCCAGCATAGTTGAAGAAATCAAAGTTGGTGTTTTGCACAAAAAACCCATCAGGATACCTGTGGAGGAATTATAGATCCAAGTAAAGATGAAAATTTATTTCAGCAATTTTATTCGACTGCTAACAATCATTGTGTTAGGTCAGCAcatctgaggaaaaaaaaaaaaaaaagtctgagtgGGCTTACTTGGTGGGGTCATTGAAGTACTGGATGGTCCCAGGAGGGAGAGTCTCCAGAGTTAGTGTGTTGTTGACCGCGATGGTGATCCTGCAGGGACGTTTCGGGTCCTCTCGGATCACGCTGCCTATGTCTGCCTCGAAGGGAAGATGGCCACCGTTGTGTTGGGTCACTTTCACCCCGTTGACCCACTGGAAAATGATAACAGATTATTAACGCACCTCAACAGTGAAGCACACAAAAAGAACCGATGTATTCATGCTTACCACCACTGAATAATAATGAGCGCTACCCACTCGAAGAACTACTCTTGTCCCTTCATCTGTGACCCAGCGGGAAGGCACCAGCACTTCTCGCTCGTACCATACCCAGCCAATGAAATCTCGTAGTTTGGGGTCTTGAGTAATGTCGTTGAAGCTGGCGGGAACAGCCATATCGATCACGGGTCCAGTCTATCACATGACAACATGGATAAACACATAAAATCTAATGAGGTCAAAGTCAATAAAGAATTACAATGTCATAAGTTGCATCCATTTGTGGCCAccacgtttttatttttattagaaATGATTATTTAAATATTATGATTTTTTACGCCTTCTTTTAGCATTGTGCTGCAATTTCAGAAATTTTTCATGATCTTCATCAACAGCAGAATAATGACGCTCACCTCAGCCAGGCGACTTTTGTACCAAGCCTTCTCGAAGCCTTGATTCCTGTTTGGTGACTTGTCCGCTCTGAAGCTCCACAGCCCGCTCAGGTCTTTCACCTCCCGAGATGAAGACTCCCTGGGGAAGAGCATTCCCGTGGCCAGCAGACAGAAGGAGCCCGGCAACACCGCACAGAGACATAGGTACCAGAGCCATCTGGATCTTCCTAACGTAAACATCTTCAAACTTCCATGGAGCCACTTGACAGGATGTGACGTCATTTGTTGTAACCGTCTAAGTAAACCGAGTTTCAGGCGCTTGCCATCCGTTCCGCTTATCAAACGCAAAGAATATCTtccccaaataataataaatggatATCCATAGCTaacaattattattaatcaAATGATCTTGGGTGAAACGTagtttttggggaaaaaatggaGCAATAATTGTTTATTACTGTTTTGCAATCAAAACAGAGCAGACTAGCAGAACAATTCTGTATCATAATAGTACAACATTGCACATAACATTCGGTTAAattaacatgaaaataaaaaacatcaattCACAGCCATTAAATACTTAAGCACCCAATTGTGTTAAGTCAATAGCATGGACAGACTTACTCTCATCCATTTGTGCATTTGAAATTTCAATATTTAATTGTATGACAACAAAAATACATCCCCCCCAAAAGAGGAATTAGCTCAAGTCCATTTCCTTCCAGCAGAAtgtcaaaaatacatttctcaTTCACCACTCCTTATGGCTATGCAAGTATGCATCGTAATTGGGAGagctggcactgaatgagtttaaTTCAATGTTGGAATTGCCCGTCACGGGTCATCCAGTTCTCTAATCAAATCATCCACATGACCTCACGGTTTTAATTGTCCACCAATTGGGTTCAGTCGATGACTCGGATGGAAGACACCTCTTTAGCACATCTGTGGGCTACTTGTTTTTGCAGATGGAGTCCAACCGATGAAGGAGTTTAATATCATCCTCCAGCTGCTTCATTTCCACCTCGAGACGTACCTTACGATTCTTCATCGACGGGGTGTCAATCATAAATGGGAGGCGCTGGTACTCGACATTTAGCTCGTTGTATTTCAGCTTCAGGTCCTGGAAAGAGAGCCGGTTCAAAAGGTAAACTGATATGCAATGCTTGGGTTTGTAACTGGTGATCAGTATGATCGACAAAATGATGTGTTGAGCAGCAGGCTGTACCTCAACGATGGCCTGACATTCCACGTCAGAAAGGTATTTCATGGTTTCATGCTCCTCCTGCTTTTTCAGATTCATGTTGTACTCTTCCAGTGCCTTTTGATACTTTGCTTTACGCCGCATTAGGTAGTTTGGTACTTCTCCATAATCCTGCAATAGCAAATAAACATTAGGTCCAAATGTGGATGACTTTAAAGTTTTATATGTATAAAAATATCCAAACCTCACTATTTTGCTGCTTTCCATAAAATGCACTCAAtagaatgaactttttttttttctcaagtatCTCAGGAAAATACCTTTTTCCTTATGTACACAGGGACAAGCCCTGAGTTTACATTATGGGACTCCTTGTGTCCCTTGTTTGAGTCAACAACGCATGGGGGCTGTTTGGGTCCTTTTGGTGCGGTGGTCTTCCTCTTTGTAGGGGTGGGACTAACGGGTGGTAGAAACGGACCTGTAGGGACGGCTGGTTTCTTCAATGAGCAGCCGTAATGAGTCTTGACCTGTTTGACTAGAAGACAAAGTTAAGGTGAATAGCACAAACGTGGTTGGGGAGATGAGATAAGttcaaattaaaaacaagaGTATaatatggacaaaaaaaaaacctcactctCTGGTAGTTTAGGTTCTTTGGAATGCTTTTTCAGGTAATTGGTTGGGATGGGCACCTCCAATTTGTTTGGGCCCATCGTTTTCATGTAATTTGTTGGCTTCCTCTCCTCAAGAACTGTTGGCCGGAACTTCGACACATACCTTTGGaaataacatcttttttttttttaaatttgctaaAACATTTACCTCATTAATTCTAAAATAAAGTGATTTTCTATGagtaatttatttttgtcaatgcCACCGGTTGATATTACCTTTCTGGCTTCTCAATGATAACAGTCTTCTCAATAAAATTATGAATGGACTCAAGAGGGTAAAACTCTCCAGCCATTTTTCCTGAATTGGACCGGATCAGCTAATTACTAGCCAGTATTGAAGGCGTCGGTCTGTGTCAGCTGAGTGTCACGGGGTTCCGATCCAAATACGCCTGAATAATGCATGACTCACTAATGTCACATGTAAAAAGCTGACGGAAACATTACCGATGATGACGACATTTTTGGTGACTCTGTAAAAAGGCCATAGTATCTCTTGTTCGACACGTCATCGCCCAGTGAACGCATCGTTCGGTCACCTGACGTCACCACGGACTTTGTTTACACGCGAACGTCACATTCGAGTCACGTGACAAGAAGTTGCCTGTGTGCTCAGTTTGGGAGTGAAACTTGCTTGTCTTCAGACCTGTTGGAAAATTACGTTTTTTCCCCTTGGGAGATAGATGAACTTCTCCACTTCCATGGACAGAATAACTCAAGAGCAATGGCGCGTTATATATCttttacgttttttttaaatgagagtTTTCATGTTTTTACTGGGGAAATACAGTAAGGCTttctaaatataaaaaaatgaccatgtaaGGCTGTttcttaaaaaaggaaaaacaaaacaaaagaacatgtatggtaaagctttttttttctttctcaaatgCCCTTGTATATTAAAACTTTTTAAACGGGCTTATATAGTAAGGATTTAAAACATACCAAATTATGGTCATTCTCAACCAAATGACAAAGTATGAGCACAGTACATGCGTAACAGACTAGGTTAGATTAAAATGGTAAGTAATTCAATTGTGATCTTGTATCCCTCAAATGTGAACCAGCaagtaacaaaacaacaaacatttgCTGTTGTGCTGAAAAAGAACCATGGAGAAAGAACCATGGAGAAACCACCCCTGCCTTCTTCTCCCCAGTCATCCCCTTCTGGTCAGCAAAACATCCTGAATTAATTGAAATAAACATTTACGgttgtgtgtatttgtttatgGCTTAAGCACTTCATTCATGATTACCAATAAAGCAATACATTGTTGAAGAGCCCACAATGCAGTCAAGGTGGAATGCAGGAGAGCGATGGTGGCTCTCACCTCAACAGAGGTACAatattatatttaatatatataaaaatattttatcagtGCTAGATTTAGGCTAGGACCCTTTGTTGATGGTTCAGACATGATGCAGATTGATATGTTCGATTTATTGGCGCAACCATATGTCATACATGTCATGCATTTTCACACTGGACCTACAAGGAAGGCAATGGAAAATGCAAGTAAGCATTGTTAGGCCAAATATTGTGGAACAATCATGCAGGATCAGAAAAGCTCTTCCAACTTGAAAACTGTGGTCCCAAACCTGCCTGATTAAAATAGCACGGTAAACATGATTGACGTAAAGCTTTTTATACTGCAATCACATTCTGCTTAAATTTACTATGAGTGGCCCTTTAATGTACCTGCCTTGTACCGTTCATTTTGAAGTATACATGTATACTTACATATACACAGCACATTTGaacagattaaaaaatatatgtatacacaTATAAACAGCACATTTGAATAGAAGttctaacataaaaaaaatattcaaggaGATGCAAAGCAGAGTCTGCGTCCGGCAGACTTTGGTGTGCTTGCTTTGGTCGGCGTGGGTTCATGTGCTCTTGTTGGACACCAAAGTTTCAATGAGTTCAATGTCAGTCTCCACCTGTGTCATATCAGTCTCCATTCGCAACTTACGGCTCTTCAACCAAGGCGTGTCTATGACTAATGGAAGCTGCATGTAGGTCTTGTTCAGCTTTTGAAGTCTCTTTTTCAGGTACTTGAGGGGGAAAATATTACGGGTTAATAACACAAATATGCATACCATGGGAGATTTTTGCTATCTGTGGGTTTGTGTCTTTGTGCCACATTTAAAGtaatcatttaaataaatatagctTTATATgcagctgggattggctccagcacGGCCGCCGCAACCCATCGTGGGCAATGTTTTTGCTTTATTGGTAATCATGAATGAAGTCGAAAAGTTTTGGAAAAATATAAACAGTAAATCTGTTATTttgaatataataatataaaaatgtgCGAGAAAAATAAATCCATCTCGTAGGGTTGACATTTTATCCTGTGCTGCCACCTGTTGTCGATTGAAATTGGTGTCACGGTGCAGTTTGCAGCTTTGTGATGAATTACTACCTCAATGACTTCACGAAAGTCCTCTTCTGTCTGCTTTTCGATATCTGGTTCCTCTGGTTTCGCCACCTCGATAACACTCTTTTCCTGTGGAGACTTTGTGGGCTTTGGTCTGCGGCGTAGAAGATATTTGGGTACCTCTCCATAATCCtgccacataaaaaaaacccCCATCAAGCTCTATAACAATTATAGAATCTCTCCATAGAATCAATACCTTTTTCCTTATGTATACAGGCACAAGTCCTGAGTTTATATTTACGAACTCCCTGTGCCCCATGTTGGTGTCAACAACACAAAATGGCGGCTTGGACGACTTTGGCACGGCTGTAAACATCTTTTTTGCGGGGAGGCCAGTAGGAAGCAGAAATGTCCCCGCAGACAACATTGGCTTCTTGTTAGCAGTGGTACAATAAACATTGCGGACATGTACTTTGTCTGGAAAATAAAGTATATACTCGTAAGATGCAGAGCAATGCAATCAATAGCGTTTTAGAAGACTCACTAtcaggcaactttgattgaaggGAGAACTTGGTCAGGTAGTTTGCCGGATGCTGCAGCTCGATTACTGTTGTTGTTATGTTGTTTTGCCTTGAGCTGGACACGTACCTGAAAAAATGAGCAAAATAAATTCATTATTTGATATTGCTAAGCTCTTTGTGTAGTTATTAAACCTAGTAATCTATTCAGTATTGGTCATTGCTTAGCACAATCGTCAAAATACGGTACACTCAAACATTTGACACCAAGTACCACCctaaaaaatattgaattttttttttattatatattaattatttaaatacAAAAGCAGAGTGAGCCCATGTGTTCAGCCCCCCAAAAATCTATTAATTAATTCTATTAAGGTGTTAATTAATTCTATTAAAAAGTGTTGCATATTAAACTCACACAGAAA
This genomic stretch from Syngnathus typhle isolate RoL2023-S1 ecotype Sweden unplaced genomic scaffold, RoL_Styp_1.0 HiC_scaffold_157, whole genome shotgun sequence harbors:
- the LOC133148775 gene encoding enkurin-like yields the protein MAGEFYPLESIHNFIEKTVIIEKPERYVSKFRPTVLEERKPTNYMKTMGPNKLEVPIPTNYLKKHSKEPKLPEIKQVKTHYGCSLKKPAVPTGPFLPPVSPTPTKRKTTAPKGPKQPPCVVDSNKGHKESHNVNSGLVPVYIRKKDYGEVPNYLMRRKAKYQKALEEYNMNLKKQEEHETMKYLSDVECQAIVEDLKLKYNELNVEYQRLPFMIDTPSMKNRKVRLEVEMKQLEDDIKLLHRLDSICKNK
- the LOC133148751 gene encoding enkurin-like, coding for MTSLHMEHLVEGVILLSSLGEIYPQDTVLNFIQSNVIMDKPKRYVSSSRQNNITTTVIELQHPANYLTKFSLQSKLPDNKVHVRNVYCTTANKKPMLSAGTFLLPTGLPAKKMFTAVPKSSKPPFCVVDTNMGHREFVNINSGLVPVYIRKKDYGEVPKYLLRRRPKPTKSPQEKSVIEVAKPEEPDIEKQTEEDFREVIEYLKKRLQKLNKTYMQLPLVIDTPWLKSRKLRMETDMTQVETDIELIETLVSNKST
- the LOC133148772 gene encoding beta-glucuronidase-like; this translates as MTSHPVKWLHGSLKMFTLGRSRWLWYLCLCAVLPGSFCLLATGMLFPRESSSREVKDLSGLWSFRADKSPNRNQGFEKAWYKSRLAETGPVIDMAVPASFNDITQDPKLRDFIGWVWYEREVLVPSRWVTDEGTRVVLRVGSAHYYSVVWVNGVKVTQHNGGHLPFEADIGSVIREDPKRPCRITIAVNNTLTLETLPPGTIQYFNDPTKYPDGFFVQNTNFDFFNYAGIHRPVLLYTTPKVYIDDITVVTDFLDSTGLVKYKISVQNAVEATIKVTLMDKNSHCVASSSESSGLLKFTDVQLWWPYLMHDNPAYLYSLEVHLMAADERSTYEDIYTLPVGIRTVHVTSTQFLINNKPFYFHGVNKHEDSDIRGKGFDWSLTVKDFNLLKWLGANSFRTSHYPYAEEILQMCDRHGIVVIDECPGVGIKDIRSFGNTSLAHHLDVMDELVRRDKNHPSVVMWSVANEPAAEMPPAELYFKTLITHTKALDATRPVTYITDSNYARDRGAPYVDVICVNSYFSWYHDPGHLDVIPIQLDTQFENWYGKYQKPIIQSEYGADTVPGLHSDPPMMFTEEYQNAVLQSYHNVFDQKRKKYVVGELIWNFADFMTTQGVTRVVGNKKGVFSRQRQPKAAAFILKERYWKLANETGKIPFWTKYPCGLV